A window of the Cicer arietinum cultivar CDC Frontier isolate Library 1 chromosome 6, Cicar.CDCFrontier_v2.0, whole genome shotgun sequence genome harbors these coding sequences:
- the LOC101514165 gene encoding large ribosomal subunit protein eL42, which produces MVNVPKTKKTYCKSKECKKHTLHKVTQYKKGKDSIAAQGKRRYDRKQSGYGGQTKPVFHKKAKTTKKIVLRLQCQGCKHVSQHAIKRCKHFEIGGDKKGKGTSLF; this is translated from the exons ATG GTTAACGTTCCAAAGACAAAGAAAACATACTGCAAAAGCAAGGAATGCAAGAAGCATACCTTACACAAAGTTACCCAATACAAAAAGGGTAAAGATAGCATCGCTGCTCAGGGAAAGCGTCGTTATGATCGCAAACAATCTGGTTATGGTGGTCAGACTAAACCTGTTTTTCACAAAAAGGCCAAAACCACTAAGAAAATTGTCTTGAGGCTTCAGTGTCAAGGTTGCAAACATGTTTCTCAACATGCTATTAAG AGGTGCAAGCACTTTGAGATTGGTGGTGATAAGAAGGGAAAAGGAACGTCTCTATTTTAG
- the LOC101514706 gene encoding uncharacterized protein — protein MELSKNQIFAVHGVAGAGSVAFATAFTYPLDTIKVLTQVGSSAGKELNASQVFMRVISVSGNAGLFGGFGWMAFGRVFGLGARFGVYEVLTAFCKDGREDNYVTASEALLSGMVAGATETFISSPFELIKLRMQVTSASNVPSSNFALQEGARKPLIARLLTGCYPDKRSLNQYVGLMSTLTTKNTNLTGALLEYPWAMTGSGKPPSVCNVRRPSDIISLEGWRALWRGLRSGIVRDSVFSGVFFSSWQLLHQAMLDWKAVGMSPPPRLNEEVGPLSPLAVSLAAGFSASVAAAASHGFDTTRSRSQCTVLPKYVSMERKLLKWKRPGNKFERYTGIHPSDRNVLFRGIGLRMARSGIASIMIVGSYFFVVDHLASNLA, from the exons ATGGAGTTGTCAAAGAACCAAATTTTTGCTGTTCACGGGGTTGCTGGTGCTGGGTCAGTGGCTTTTGCCACAGCTTTCACCTATCCTCTCGACACTATCAAAGTCCTCACTCAG GTTGGTTCCAGTGCCGGTAAAGAATTGAATGCATCCCAGGTTTTTATGAGAGTAATCTCCGTGTCCGGCAATGCAG GTCTTTTCGGTGGTTTTGGTTGGATGGCATTTGGAAGGGTTTTTGGTCTCGGAGCACGATTTGGGGTTTACGAAGTCCTAACAGCCTTCTGTAAAG ATGGTCGAGAAGATAATTATGTCACTGCTTCAGAGGCTCTTTTGTCTGGCATGGTTGCTGGTGCCACAGAGACATTCATAAGCTCTCCATTTGAACTCATCAAGCTTCGTATGCAGGTTACCTCTGCTTCAAATGTTCCAAGTTCAAACTTTGCTTTGCAAGAGGGGGCTCGCAAACCGTTGATTGCAAGATTACTCACTGGCTGCTATCCGGACAAGAGGTCTTTGAACCAATATGTTGGTCTCATGTCCACCCTAACAACCAAAAACACTAACCTTACAGGTGCTTTACTGGAGTATCCATGGGCAATGACAGGATCTGGGAAGCCACCATCAGTTTGTAATGTGAGAAGGCCATCAGACATTATATCTTTGGAAGGATGGAGAGCATTGTGGAGAGGTTTGCGTTCTGGAATTGTTCGAGATTCTGTGTTTAGTGGCGTATTTTTTTCGAGTTGGCAACTTTTGCACCAAGCAATGCTTGATTGGAAGGCTGTAGGGATGAGTCCTCCACCCAG gttaaatgaagaagttggtCCTTTGTCTCCTTTGGCTGTTAGTCTTGCTGCTGGATTTTCAGCTTCAGTTGCTGCCGCTGCTTCTCATGGTTTTGATACAACTAGAAGTAGATCACAATGTACTGTGCTGCCGAAG TATGTCTCAATGGAGAGAAAGTTACTGAAATGGAAACGACCAGGAAACAAGTTTGAAAGATATACAGGGATCCATCCTTCTGACAGGAATGTCTTGTTCCGTGGTATTGGGTTGCGGATGGCCCGCTCTGGTATTGCATCGATCATGATTGTAGGAAGTTATTTCTTTGTTGTGGATCATCTTGCTTCTAATTTGGCTTAA
- the NAC49 gene encoding NAC domain-containing protein 104, translated as MGDNNNNVNLPPGFRFYPTDEELLVHFLHRKASLLPCHPDVIPDLDLFPYDPWELHGRALEEGNQWYYYSRRTQNRITNNGYWMPMGMEEQVVTTSTNKRLGIKKYYVFHLGQTPNGNKTNWIMQEYRLSDSASSSRSSSSKRKSQPKSEHSRWVICRVYESDDDEDGDGTELSCLDEVFLSLDDLDEVSLPN; from the exons ATGggagataataataacaatgtcAACCTTCCACCAGGTTTTCGTTTTTATCCAACAGATGAAGAGCTTCTTGTCCATTTTCTTCATAGAAAGGCTTCCCTTTTACCTTGTCATCCAGATGTTATCCCTGATCTTGATCTCTTCCCTTATGATCCTTGGGAACTTCATG GTAGAGCTTTAGAAGAGGGAAATCAATGGTACTATTATAGTAGAAGGACACAAAACAGAATCACTAACAATGGTTATTGGATGCCAATGGGAATGGAAGAACAAGTTGTTACAACCTCAACCAATAAGAGACTTGGTATCAAGAAATATTATGTTTTCCATTTGGGACAGACACCTAATGGTAACAAAACCAATTGGATAATGCAAGAGTATCGTCTATCAGATTCTGCCTCCTCTAGCAGATCATCATCATCTAAAAGAAAATCACAACCAAAATCa GAACATAGTAGGTGGGTGATATGTCGAGTTTATGAGAGTGATGATGACGAAGATGGTGATGGAACAGAGCTTTCTTGTTTGGATGAAGTTTtcttgtcattggatgatcttGATGAAGTAAGCTTGCCAAATTAG